A genomic segment from Dietzia psychralcaliphila encodes:
- a CDS encoding phosphoribosyl-ATP diphosphatase: MKTFDSLFAELSERVAARPEGSGTVAAFDKGVHHLGKKVIEEAGEVWIAAEYQSDEELAEEISQLLYWTQVMMLKRGLGLDDVYRHL, translated from the coding sequence GTGAAGACCTTCGATTCCCTGTTCGCCGAGCTGTCCGAGCGCGTAGCCGCGCGTCCCGAGGGATCCGGCACCGTCGCCGCCTTCGACAAGGGCGTGCACCATCTGGGCAAGAAGGTCATCGAAGAGGCCGGCGAGGTGTGGATCGCCGCCGAGTACCAGTCGGATGAGGAACTGGCCGAGGAGATCTCGCAGCTCCTCTACTGGACCCAGGTCATGATGCTCAAGCGCGGTCTCGGGCTCGACGACGTCTACCGGCATCTCTAG
- the arc gene encoding proteasome ATPase, whose product MTEGRSPDERGGDSVTLDRVELARLRRAVDEGARTDREKSVKIDALGARNVRLAELLKDSRDQLQALKGEVERLGTPPSTYGIVLQEPTDADTAEVMAAGRRMRLTLAPGVDASVLSAGVTVRLNEAMTVIEACTGLPVTGVTAVFRDVLADGMRARVVMGNDEEHVVHLATGLRGGRTADHPAPVRPGDAVLVDPKAAVAFEVVPKAEVDELLLEEIPMVEYSDIGGLGPQIEQIRDAIELPFVHHDLYREFHLSPPKGVLLYGPPGCGKTLIAKAVAHSLALASAKSRGEDVTGGRYPNSYFLSIKGPELLNKYVGETERHIRSIFERAREKATEGNPVIVFFDEMDSIFRTRGSGISSDMETTIVPQLLAEIDGVEDLRNVIVIGASNREDMIDPAILRPGRLDLKIRIDRPDAGAAADILAKYITPDLRFDPDEVGSTSGEDHVGGLISRIVDRLYTRDESTTYVHLVYASGRRSSLYLGDLTSGAMLRNIVDRAKKLAIKDIVHGTGQGLTTDDFLDAVDAEFAENTDLPNTSNPQEWARLTGVRGERVVEVTVPRQEDDR is encoded by the coding sequence GTGACCGAGGGACGTTCCCCGGACGAGCGGGGCGGCGACAGCGTGACGCTGGACCGGGTCGAGCTCGCGCGGCTGCGCAGGGCCGTCGACGAGGGGGCCCGAACGGACCGCGAGAAGTCGGTCAAGATCGACGCCCTCGGCGCCCGCAACGTCAGGCTGGCCGAGCTCCTCAAGGACTCCCGCGATCAGCTGCAGGCCCTCAAGGGCGAGGTCGAGCGCCTCGGCACGCCGCCCAGCACCTACGGGATCGTGCTGCAGGAACCGACGGACGCCGATACCGCGGAGGTCATGGCCGCCGGTCGACGGATGCGGCTCACACTCGCACCCGGGGTCGACGCCTCCGTCCTCTCGGCGGGCGTCACCGTCCGGCTGAACGAGGCCATGACCGTCATCGAGGCCTGTACCGGACTCCCGGTCACCGGCGTCACCGCCGTCTTCCGGGACGTCCTGGCCGACGGGATGCGGGCCCGCGTGGTGATGGGGAACGACGAGGAACACGTCGTTCATCTGGCGACCGGCCTGCGCGGCGGGCGGACCGCCGATCACCCGGCCCCCGTCCGGCCGGGGGACGCCGTGCTGGTGGACCCCAAGGCCGCCGTGGCGTTCGAGGTCGTGCCCAAGGCCGAGGTCGACGAGCTCCTGCTCGAGGAGATCCCGATGGTCGAGTACTCCGACATCGGCGGTCTCGGCCCCCAGATCGAGCAGATCCGCGACGCCATCGAGCTGCCCTTCGTGCACCACGACCTGTACCGCGAGTTCCATCTGTCCCCACCCAAGGGTGTGCTGCTCTACGGCCCTCCCGGGTGTGGAAAGACCCTGATCGCCAAGGCGGTCGCGCACTCGCTGGCGCTGGCCTCCGCGAAGTCGCGTGGGGAGGACGTCACGGGCGGCCGGTACCCCAACTCGTATTTCCTCTCCATCAAGGGCCCTGAACTGCTCAACAAGTACGTCGGCGAGACGGAGCGGCACATCCGGTCGATCTTCGAGCGGGCACGGGAGAAGGCGACAGAGGGCAACCCGGTCATCGTCTTCTTCGACGAGATGGACTCCATCTTCCGCACCCGCGGATCGGGCATCTCCTCCGACATGGAGACCACGATCGTCCCGCAGCTCCTCGCCGAGATCGACGGGGTGGAGGACCTGCGCAACGTCATCGTGATCGGCGCATCCAACCGGGAGGACATGATCGACCCGGCGATCCTTCGCCCCGGTCGTCTCGATCTCAAGATCCGCATCGACCGACCGGACGCCGGCGCCGCGGCCGACATCCTCGCCAAATACATCACCCCCGATCTGCGCTTCGACCCTGACGAGGTCGGCTCGACGAGTGGCGAGGACCACGTCGGAGGGCTGATCTCCCGGATCGTCGACCGGCTCTACACCCGGGACGAGTCCACGACCTACGTGCATCTGGTCTACGCGTCGGGCCGCCGGTCGTCCCTGTACCTCGGTGACCTGACCTCCGGAGCGATGCTGCGCAATATCGTGGACCGGGCCAAGAAGCTCGCGATCAAGGACATCGTCCACGGCACCGGGCAGGGCCTGACGACCGACGACTTCCTCGACGCCGTGGACGCCGAGTTCGCGGAGAACACCGACCTGCCCAATACCTCCAACCCGCAGGAGTGGGCGCGGCTGACGGGCGTGCGCGGCGAGCGCGTTGTCGAGGTCACCGTCCCGCGTCAGGAGGACGACCGGTGA
- a CDS encoding tRNA (adenine-N1)-methyltransferase: MQRSGPFVIGDRVQLTDTKGRKYTVLLVEGAEFFTHHGAVRHDDLIGTPEGSIVTSSGEAHYLALRPLLTDYVLSMPRGAQVIYPKDAAQIVHEGDMFPGARVLEAGAGSGALTCSLLRAVGPEGRVLSYEIREDHAEHAERNVRTFYGEHPENWDLRVADLAETSVEALGGQVDRVVLDMLAPWECLPTVSEVLVPGGVLVVYVATTTQMSDVVEALRRQECWTEPRAWESINRGWHVVGLAVRPEHRIQGHTAFLVTARRLAEGVTTLKPRRRAGKH; this comes from the coding sequence GTGCAGCGATCCGGCCCGTTCGTCATCGGCGACCGCGTCCAGCTCACCGACACCAAGGGACGCAAGTACACCGTTCTCCTGGTCGAGGGAGCCGAGTTCTTCACCCACCACGGCGCCGTCAGGCACGACGACCTGATCGGCACCCCGGAGGGGTCGATCGTCACCTCGTCCGGGGAGGCCCACTACCTGGCGCTTCGTCCGCTGCTCACCGACTACGTGCTGTCGATGCCGCGCGGCGCCCAGGTGATCTACCCCAAGGACGCCGCACAGATCGTCCACGAGGGCGACATGTTCCCCGGCGCACGCGTGCTCGAGGCCGGCGCGGGCTCCGGAGCCCTGACCTGCTCGCTGCTGCGCGCGGTGGGCCCCGAGGGTCGGGTGCTGTCGTACGAGATCCGCGAGGACCACGCCGAGCACGCCGAGCGTAACGTCCGCACCTTCTACGGCGAGCACCCGGAGAACTGGGACCTGCGCGTCGCCGACCTGGCGGAGACGTCGGTGGAGGCGCTGGGCGGCCAGGTCGACCGCGTGGTGTTGGACATGCTCGCCCCGTGGGAGTGCCTGCCCACGGTGAGCGAGGTCCTCGTGCCCGGAGGCGTCCTGGTGGTGTACGTGGCCACCACCACTCAGATGTCGGACGTCGTGGAGGCCCTCCGACGCCAGGAGTGCTGGACGGAACCCCGGGCGTGGGAGTCGATCAACCGCGGCTGGCACGTCGTGGGTCTGGCCGTGCGCCCCGAGCACCGCATCCAGGGCCACACCGCGTTCCTGGTCACCGCACGTCGACTCGCGGAGGGCGTGACCACGCTCAAGCCCAGGCGCCGGGCCGGCAAGCACTGA
- the hisG gene encoding ATP phosphoribosyltransferase — MLRVAVPNKGALSESASEMLSEAGYRRRTEGSKDLTLIDRENDVEFFFLRPKDIAVYVGSGRLELGITGRDLSMDSMAEVDELLDLGFGHSTFRYAGPTGTGWTTDRLAGARIATSYPNIVRRDLEQRGIEAEVIRLDGAVEISIQLGVADCIADVVGSGRTLKVHGLEAFGDVLCDSMGVLVARAGAETTPAMAQMRARLQGVVFAQQYMMLDYDCPKELLESVSAITPGIESPTVSPMADPAWVAVRSMVPRKKVNSIMDELVAAGAKAVIATDIRSCRMG; from the coding sequence ATGCTGCGTGTCGCAGTGCCCAACAAGGGCGCCCTGTCCGAGTCCGCCTCCGAGATGCTGTCCGAGGCGGGGTACCGCCGACGGACGGAGGGGAGTAAGGACCTCACGTTGATCGACCGTGAGAACGACGTCGAGTTCTTCTTCCTGCGACCCAAGGACATCGCCGTCTACGTGGGCTCGGGACGTCTCGAGCTGGGTATCACCGGCAGAGACCTGAGTATGGATTCCATGGCAGAGGTGGACGAGCTCCTCGACCTGGGATTCGGACACTCCACCTTCCGCTACGCCGGGCCGACCGGTACCGGGTGGACCACGGACCGTCTCGCGGGAGCCCGCATCGCGACGTCGTATCCGAACATCGTCCGCCGCGACCTCGAACAGCGGGGGATCGAGGCGGAGGTCATCCGGTTGGACGGCGCGGTGGAGATCTCCATCCAGCTCGGGGTGGCCGACTGCATCGCCGACGTGGTGGGCTCGGGTCGGACGCTCAAGGTGCACGGGTTGGAGGCGTTCGGGGACGTCCTGTGTGACTCGATGGGCGTCCTGGTCGCGCGGGCGGGCGCCGAGACCACCCCGGCGATGGCCCAGATGAGGGCCCGCCTGCAGGGCGTGGTGTTCGCCCAGCAGTACATGATGTTGGACTACGACTGCCCCAAGGAGCTCCTGGAGTCGGTCTCGGCCATCACCCCTGGCATCGAGTCACCCACCGTCTCCCCGATGGCCGACCCGGCCTGGGTGGCGGTGCGGTCGATGGTGCCGCGCAAGAAGGTCAACTCGATCATGGACGAGCTGGTCGCGGCCGGCGCCAAGGCGGTCATCGCCACGGACATCCGGTCCTGCCGCATGGGGTGA
- a CDS encoding heavy metal translocating P-type ATPase, translating into MDTTRAGALRTFVASRQGVLAMSTILAIVVHLLSRAVAGPAASATWEWVIRAPLIAVVVVGGIPLIVEVVRSAVRSAGGADLLAAVSIVTAVVLGEWLVAAIVVLMLSGGEGLEAAASRRASATLDALARRSPAIAHRLRGTSPSEGVDDLRADEVRVHDLLLVLPHELCPVDGEVVEGRGAMDESYLTGEPYVVPKTPGSQVLSGAVNGDAALTVRADRVAADSRYAQIVGVLREAEENRPPMRRLADRLGAWYTLIALTLGVLGWGISGDPTRFLAVVVVATPCPLLIGVPVAIIGAISLAAKRGIIIRNPAMLEDVGRVETVMFDKTGTLTYGRPVLTEIVARPGTDPHEVLAAAAAVEVYSRHPLAGAVVDAAAERNLGAPPLTSVAEKPGAGLVGEVGGRVVRLTNRRGLAEVDPGAIELLPETETGLESVVLVDDRYAAILRFRDEPRATAADFIAHLPRAHGVKRMMIISGDREAEVRRLADRVGIREVYGGVSPEGKLAIVRERTAAGPTLFLGDGINDAPAMTAASAGVAFGSTSDVTAEAADAVVLDSSLERLDDLLHIGARMRRIALQSALGGMAASVIGMLLAVFGLLSPLAGAIAQEVIDVLAILNSARVVMAPRRLSDFED; encoded by the coding sequence ATGGACACCACCCGGGCCGGGGCACTGCGCACGTTCGTCGCCTCGCGGCAGGGCGTCCTCGCGATGTCCACGATCCTGGCGATCGTGGTCCACCTGCTCTCCCGCGCGGTCGCCGGGCCCGCCGCCTCCGCCACCTGGGAGTGGGTGATCCGTGCCCCCCTGATCGCTGTGGTGGTGGTCGGCGGGATCCCGCTCATCGTCGAGGTCGTCCGGTCCGCGGTGAGGAGCGCCGGCGGGGCCGACCTGCTGGCCGCGGTCTCGATAGTCACCGCGGTCGTCCTGGGCGAGTGGCTGGTGGCCGCGATCGTCGTCCTCATGTTGTCCGGCGGCGAGGGGCTCGAGGCCGCGGCGTCCCGCAGGGCGTCGGCCACTCTCGACGCCCTCGCCCGGCGCAGCCCGGCGATCGCCCACCGACTCCGGGGAACCTCCCCGTCCGAGGGCGTCGACGACCTCCGCGCCGACGAGGTGCGGGTCCATGACCTGCTGCTCGTCCTGCCCCACGAACTGTGCCCCGTCGACGGGGAGGTGGTGGAGGGCAGAGGCGCGATGGACGAGTCGTACCTCACCGGCGAACCGTACGTCGTGCCCAAGACACCCGGTTCTCAGGTGCTCTCCGGCGCTGTCAACGGCGACGCGGCACTGACCGTCCGTGCTGATCGGGTGGCGGCGGATTCCCGCTACGCGCAGATCGTCGGTGTGCTGCGCGAAGCAGAGGAGAACCGGCCCCCGATGCGTCGTCTCGCCGACCGCCTCGGCGCCTGGTACACCCTCATCGCGCTGACGTTGGGAGTCCTCGGCTGGGGGATCTCCGGAGATCCGACCCGTTTCCTCGCCGTGGTGGTGGTCGCGACCCCGTGCCCGCTCCTCATCGGGGTCCCCGTCGCCATCATCGGCGCCATCTCGCTGGCCGCCAAGCGCGGCATCATCATCCGGAACCCGGCGATGCTCGAGGACGTCGGGCGGGTCGAGACGGTGATGTTCGACAAGACCGGCACACTGACCTACGGACGTCCGGTACTCACGGAGATCGTCGCGAGGCCCGGCACCGATCCCCACGAGGTGCTCGCCGCCGCTGCGGCGGTAGAGGTCTACTCCCGCCACCCTCTCGCCGGAGCCGTCGTGGACGCGGCCGCCGAACGGAACCTCGGGGCCCCGCCTCTCACCTCTGTCGCGGAGAAGCCCGGGGCCGGACTGGTGGGCGAGGTGGGTGGACGCGTCGTCCGGCTGACCAACCGTCGCGGACTCGCCGAGGTCGATCCCGGTGCGATCGAACTCCTCCCGGAGACCGAGACGGGGCTGGAGTCGGTCGTCCTCGTCGACGACCGGTACGCCGCGATCCTCCGGTTCCGTGACGAACCGCGGGCCACCGCGGCTGACTTCATCGCGCACCTCCCGCGCGCGCACGGCGTCAAACGAATGATGATCATCTCCGGTGACCGCGAAGCCGAGGTGCGCCGTCTGGCGGACCGGGTGGGGATCCGGGAGGTCTACGGTGGGGTCAGCCCCGAGGGCAAACTCGCGATAGTCCGCGAGCGCACGGCGGCGGGCCCCACCCTGTTCCTCGGTGACGGCATCAACGACGCCCCCGCGATGACCGCCGCGTCGGCCGGGGTCGCCTTCGGCTCCACGTCCGACGTCACCGCCGAGGCCGCCGACGCCGTGGTGCTGGACTCCTCGTTGGAGCGGCTCGACGACCTCCTCCACATCGGGGCGCGCATGCGCCGGATCGCGTTGCAGTCGGCGTTGGGCGGGATGGCCGCCTCCGTGATCGGGATGCTCCTGGCGGTATTCGGGCTGCTCAGCCCTCTCGCGGGGGCGATAGCGCAAGAGGTCATCGACGTGCTCGCGATCCTCAACTCCGCGCGGGTCGTGATGGCGCCACGGAGACTCAGCGACTTCGAGGACTGA
- a CDS encoding thioesterase family protein, with product MTEAYFEPLGTDDGWEVFRATPHTVSAWGPDLQHGSPPSAVLTRAMDRLERSTGTRIARVTVDLLGPVPLGEVRTRARVVRPGRRIQLLESELEAAGRIVARASAWRMAIGDTVDVEQSADRPRELPEVGLNSDFFDRWTSGYIDSLEIRGSDDGVVWVRPVLPLVEGEEMTPAERVMSVADIANGVGAVLEPDEWRFLNTDLITHLHRRPVGEWIGVTADASIGPDGVGATSGTLYDEVGAIGHTLQALLVERA from the coding sequence ATGACGGAGGCGTACTTCGAGCCGTTGGGCACGGATGACGGCTGGGAGGTATTCCGGGCTACCCCGCACACGGTGAGTGCCTGGGGTCCCGATCTGCAGCACGGGTCACCGCCCTCGGCCGTCCTCACCCGCGCCATGGACCGCCTCGAGCGGTCGACCGGGACGCGGATCGCCCGCGTGACCGTAGACCTGCTTGGGCCGGTGCCGCTGGGTGAGGTCCGTACCCGGGCCCGCGTCGTCCGCCCCGGTCGCCGGATCCAACTGCTCGAATCCGAGCTCGAGGCAGCGGGCCGGATCGTCGCCCGGGCGAGCGCCTGGCGGATGGCCATCGGCGACACCGTCGACGTCGAACAGTCCGCCGACCGTCCGCGTGAGCTCCCCGAAGTGGGCCTGAACAGCGATTTCTTCGACCGCTGGACCAGTGGCTACATCGACTCGCTGGAGATCCGCGGTTCGGACGACGGGGTCGTGTGGGTCCGCCCCGTCCTTCCCCTGGTCGAGGGCGAGGAGATGACGCCCGCCGAAAGGGTCATGTCGGTGGCCGACATCGCGAACGGCGTCGGGGCAGTTCTCGAACCCGATGAATGGCGGTTCCTCAACACCGACCTGATCACCCACCTGCACCGGCGGCCCGTCGGCGAATGGATCGGGGTCACCGCGGACGCCTCGATCGGCCCCGACGGCGTCGGGGCGACCTCCGGCACCCTGTACGACGAGGTGGGCGCCATCGGGCACACACTGCAGGCTCTGCTGGTCGAGCGGGCCTGA
- a CDS encoding HAD family hydrolase, translated as MTSISYDRVPAAVCLDMDGTLVDTERLWDIAVYELAEYMGRPLDEATRERTLGNSLPGFFAILGEYTGRTIEGAEFDRLSRRLNARVTELMRSDMRWRPGAEELLEDLASANAPVALVTNTTADVAAVPLEFIDRSRFHVVVTGCMVADPKPAPDPYLLACSRLGVDATAAVAVEDSVTGATAAVAAGCRVLYVPSTDGQPDVVGAHTHPSLAGVNASGLVALTSGTPVGAAVGQSGA; from the coding sequence GTGACCAGCATTTCGTACGACCGTGTCCCCGCCGCCGTGTGTCTCGACATGGACGGCACGCTCGTCGACACCGAGCGACTGTGGGACATCGCCGTCTACGAACTCGCCGAGTACATGGGTCGGCCCCTCGATGAGGCGACCCGCGAGCGAACCCTGGGCAACTCCCTCCCCGGGTTCTTCGCGATCCTGGGCGAGTACACCGGTCGGACCATCGAGGGCGCCGAGTTCGATCGTCTGTCCCGCCGGCTCAACGCGCGGGTCACCGAGCTGATGCGATCCGACATGCGCTGGCGGCCGGGTGCCGAGGAATTGCTGGAGGACCTCGCCTCCGCCAACGCCCCGGTCGCCCTGGTGACCAACACGACCGCGGACGTCGCGGCGGTGCCGCTGGAGTTCATCGATCGTTCGCGGTTTCACGTGGTGGTGACGGGGTGCATGGTCGCCGATCCCAAACCCGCGCCCGACCCCTACCTGCTGGCCTGCTCGCGGCTCGGGGTCGACGCGACCGCCGCCGTCGCGGTCGAGGACTCCGTCACCGGGGCCACCGCGGCGGTCGCCGCTGGCTGCCGGGTGTTGTACGTGCCGTCGACCGACGGTCAGCCCGACGTGGTCGGGGCGCACACCCACCCGAGCCTCGCGGGCGTGAACGCGTCCGGTCTCGTCGCCCTCACCTCGGGGACCCCCGTCGGTGCGGCTGTGGGACAATCGGGCGCGTGA
- a CDS encoding RecB family exonuclease — MDPLKIGGSGTPASPATPEGVAPPERKPLALSASRAADFRQCPLLYRLKAIDRIPEPKTRAQVLGTVVHSVLEDLYALEQSERAPERAVELVPAAVEHFYAVGGGAEVVPLADRAEFQTEVAALVSALYGIEDPRRFSPAACEQYLVTSTASGTPLHGYLDRVDVAPTGEVRVVDYKTGKPPHPRYQDQAMFQMRFYALMYQRIHGVMPAQLKLIYLRNGSWLTLSPDLATLVETETQLDSLWAEIERAGEIGIFPPRTSRLCDWCNHQALCPAFGGTPPEYPGWPGRRVVPLDPETPGAGHAGPRST; from the coding sequence ATGGATCCCCTGAAAATCGGTGGCAGTGGTACCCCGGCCTCCCCGGCCACTCCGGAGGGCGTGGCCCCGCCGGAGCGCAAGCCCTTGGCGTTGTCGGCTTCGAGGGCGGCGGACTTCAGGCAGTGCCCACTGCTCTACCGGCTCAAGGCGATCGACAGGATCCCGGAACCCAAGACCCGCGCCCAGGTCCTGGGGACCGTCGTCCACTCGGTGCTCGAGGACCTGTACGCACTGGAGCAGTCGGAGCGGGCTCCGGAGCGTGCCGTGGAGCTGGTCCCCGCTGCGGTGGAGCACTTCTACGCGGTGGGCGGTGGCGCCGAGGTGGTGCCGCTCGCCGACCGGGCGGAGTTCCAGACGGAGGTCGCCGCGCTGGTGTCCGCGCTCTACGGGATCGAGGATCCCCGGCGCTTCTCCCCCGCGGCGTGTGAGCAGTACCTCGTCACCTCCACCGCGTCCGGGACCCCGCTCCACGGGTACCTGGACAGAGTGGACGTGGCGCCGACCGGGGAGGTCAGGGTGGTCGACTACAAGACCGGCAAGCCACCTCATCCGCGCTACCAGGATCAGGCGATGTTCCAGATGCGGTTCTACGCCCTGATGTACCAGCGGATCCACGGGGTGATGCCCGCGCAGCTCAAGCTGATCTACCTCAGGAACGGCAGCTGGCTCACCCTCTCCCCCGATCTCGCCACACTCGTGGAGACCGAGACGCAGCTCGACTCACTCTGGGCGGAGATAGAGCGGGCGGGCGAGATCGGGATCTTCCCCCCGCGCACCTCGCGGTTGTGCGACTGGTGCAATCATCAGGCGCTGTGTCCGGCGTTCGGGGGTACCCCGCCCGAGTACCCGGGATGGCCGGGACGCCGCGTGGTACCTCTCGATCCCGAGACACCCGGGGCGGGACACGCAGGACCGAGGAGCACATGA